The Astatotilapia calliptera chromosome 22, fAstCal1.2, whole genome shotgun sequence region acagagagggagagagaggagaatgaggacagaacagagatgaacaagagcaggtgagacacacatgttagtcaaatggtcgtttaccaaaagtatcaccgtatcataggtcctcatgtatctcatacctagtgtttctttttagggtTGCTATTTTTCATattctacatttattaagttttgcaggcttgtttgcaaaacaaggctaaataattatataaacttttctcaatctaaatattgtactttggtagaataaaaaaaaacaagtgtagtgcaggtctatgatgatttttagtgctactattatctagttctgattgtggttctgtcttggttaaatcccAAGTAGTCCTGAtattgaactgttgtagtcctgttttaattcaggatcagttctgggtctggttgaattggggtttagtccctgtgtcttgatacagccccgactagtttaaggtgtcctgcatatgtgatatatatttttccctatatgaagtcattcttttttgaacaaaactcaaaacggagccaattaatctttcagtcatttctaaaccccccccccccccccccccccccaaaaaaaaaaaaaaaaaatcccacattcatactaccctttagggctaagccccggatgtttcaaatgtctgcctCCGCCTCTGATTTAAGCCCTCAGTTTTCCTTAgctctgtgctgtttttttccccctgcaccACTGTTTGGATTATTGGACTTCATTGGTCCAGTAATCCAAACTCTGtctctgtcctctgtgtccacACCAAAAACTAACAACTTGTAGCACCACCATTACAGccagcaacaactgcaatcaagcattggCAATACCTGGAGTCTTTCACATggatgtggaggaattttggccctgactgtattttattttttgtaaatgtatgtttaaggtcatgccaaagaATCTCAGATTTACGTCTGGCCACTCAAAGCCTGCGTTTCGTTTTTCTGAGCAATTCAAAGGTGGATTTGCTGGtgaaaaacaccagcaaatccactgctgtgtaaCCCAAGTCCGCTTGATCTTCAGGGCATACATGATGTCTAGATATTGTCCTcaaggattttctggtagagagtaAATTCATGGCTTCATCAATTATGGCAAATCATCCACTTCCtaaagcagccccagaccatcacacctGCACTACaatgtttgattgttgggatGATGATCTTATGAAGAAATGCTCttagttttacaccagatgtaacGGTATGCAAACCTTagtaagagtaaaagagtaaaagtaaaaacttctgcttttgttttttctgcctgCAGTATCAGGATATCAAGACGTTTCTGTAGTTGGTACTCTTGGGGGCTGCGGATGACCCAGTTCTCCTGGATCCATCTCTGTCTACCTCTGGCTCCTGGGGTCTTATTGCAGCTTCCCACCCCAATTTTCAGTTACATTTCTTGACAGACACATACATACTCACAGtggattctctctctctctccctctcagacacacacatacacatgcctGTCCTGGCCTCAGATATTGTCATACTGTATAGCACATATAATGTGATAACTGGAATAACACAAcatgaaatgaagaaataaactgaaaagaaacactTGAACAAGAGGAGCGTATAGAGAATTTATAGAGCTGATCTTGCAAAATGCATTTGGCACAACAAgttcattcagaaaaaaaagatgtttttgaggCAAATAAGAGATGAGAATTTGATCTTTTTTGTTAGCAGTGGTTTTCACCTTGGAACTCTCCCATTGGTTCTATTTAGTCCCAGTTACTTTCcgattgttgaatcatgaaaaACAACCTTAACTAAGACAATTGAGGGCttcagttctttagatgttgttctgatttctttgtgacctcctggatgagtcataAATACACTCTTGAAGTTGGTAGGCAGACACCTCCTAGGtggttcaccactgttttcAAAGTTGTGGCTCTCACCATGGTTTGCTTCAGTAAAGCCTTAGAAGCCTTGGCTTCATAACCCTTTTCAGACTGACAATGTCAagttgtttctcagctgttacTTTGAAACGTGCCacgatgtgttgctttttcagatttttctttattctactttactttttaaaacaggttctatttaagtgattcttagtaatcaggcctgggttGAAATATTGAACTCGCCTTTCTTAAAAACATGGCTTATCACAGTTATCACAGGCTTGGACACAGTGTGTGTTAAAATGAAACCAAGTAAAACAGTTCAAGATTAAAAACTAATTTACCTGTTCATTTGATGCCAGTTCCCTTCTTTCTCCGTATGTCACTACTTGCTGGTACTCACAGACATACACAGAAGATATTCTTCAAATATTCTGGTTTTTCCCACTTGAACTTCAGCTTTCAACAGTTCTGCACTTTGGCTTTCGTGTGAATGATTCATTGTATTTCAGCTTATTcaacaatttgtttttgtttttttttttaccaaagatTCAGCAATTATAAAAAGTCAACTCAAACCATTTAGCTACCAGCATTTACACTGTATTTTCTCGAGGAGATGCATTCTGTAGTTTTTATATACCAGTTTCAGTTACTGTTGTTAATATGTTACCTGTAAGAATGAGaagttttcttaaaaataataacactaatgtgctatgttatgttatgttaacaACAGTTACTGGACTTGTGGATTTATTTTGAGAACCCTAAGAGACTCTTAtagacaataaaaatattttttaaacatagaTGCAGACTCATGCAGAAATATTGatgagttttttatttttattttgtagagtGAGAACAAACAGATGGGAGTCTCAAAGTCAGTCAGTTTCTCTGGGTCTGACACGACAAcaccacagttttttttttgaagaagcccttttctttattctttttctttctgattaTATGGCCTTCAGCTGGCTCAGACATGGATGGAGTTTGAGAAGAACATCTGACACTGGCAGGCTTTCAGAAAGAGGTTCTTTAACTGGTGGAACATCAGACATTGACAGGCTTTCAGAAGCAGGTTCTTTAACCAGAGGAACATCAGATACTGGAGGACTTTCAGAAGGATGATCTTCACTGGGAAGAACATCAGACTTTGGCAGAATTTCCAAAGGATTTTCTTCAACTGACGTAACGGCCATTGGCAGACTCTCAAAAGGAGGTTCTTCATTGGGAAGAACATCAGACATTGGTGGAGTTTCAAAAGAGGGCTTGAAAATCTTGGTTATGTGGTTCTTTGCTACATCAGCAATTGTAGTGAGCAGCACTGGTGCAAAGTTTCCAATGTTGGTGAGAAGAATTTCTGGTGGATATTTCTCTCTGATCTCCCTCAGGATGGTCTGGACCATGTTATCTTTGATATAGAGGGAGAAGATGGCCACTGCTGTAAGAGCTTTGGTGACAGAACCCAAAGTGGCCTTTGTGGCACTGGTGGAGAGTATCAGACTTTGGGAGGCCATGTTCAAGAGAGGGTGAGGAGGAAGCTCCCAGAAGCCCTGCAGGATGCAGGGAGCTACCTCTATCACCACTTCCTGAGCAGTTTGGAGCTATGCTCTACCTGCTGCTTCTCTTTAAGGATCTGAACATAATTTCTCACTATGCTGAGGAGTTAAGGTGTTCTGTAATAAAGTTAGAAGAAtgatattttataaatatttaaaacatcacagaaatattgaaacactgtagCTGGACTACTAATAAATGTATGCCATGTGTGACCGACTGAAATTTAGGACGTATGGCCTCTGGAAATGCCTAcacctgaaacagaaaacacatttacaatgCATTTTTGTTTCAATGTTATGTGAAcctgatgttataaaacacTTGTGAGTTTTCTAGTCTTACCAGTTTTAGAagaggtttgggttttttttcttaaaaatcctCCAATTCAAACTCCCAAAGCCCTCAAAAGAACCCAAAACAGAGGTTTTTCTCTCAGCATTTACACTTCTTCACTAACACTCTCAGGTGTGATAGTCTGTAGGTGTCACAGTAAATCACTGCTCTCTGAGTGTCTCTGTGCTCTTCTCCACCAAAAAATCTCTCAGATCTTAAGCAGCGATGTGTGATAGGATTTTGTTTTGTCTAAGGCGCGCCATCATCAAAATAAAAGGAGACAATCACCAGCACACTCAGGTCCTCATATATTACCTGATATTTTATGTCAGTTTTTGTTTGGATGGCTCTGGGTCTTACCTGAGCCCTGTAGCCTACAAGATGCCAGCAGATCTTCACAGCTGTGTTGTAAATGGGT contains the following coding sequences:
- the LOC113014764 gene encoding early nodulin-75-like, translating into MVQTILREIREKYPPEILLTNIGNFAPVLLTTIADVAKNHITKIFKPSFETPPMSDVLPNEEPPFESLPMAVTSVEENPLEILPKSDVLPSEDHPSESPPVSDVPLVKEPASESLSMSDVPPVKEPLSESLPVSDVLLKLHPCLSQLKAI